ACCGGAGGACATTGAGTGGGGAGGGTCTTTTTTTTCCTGTGATGATGGTGGAAGTGAGGGGGGAGTGGGGGTGCGTCGTGATGAGTAGGTTTCGAGATTTTTATTTTCGGAACCTAACCTATAAATTCTAAAGCGCTTCTACAGGATAAACGCTATTAAGAGAAAAAGACTTAAAAGCGTTTATATAAGAAAATGATTTAAACCGTCTATGGATTTTTCCCCGATTATTTAAAGCATTTGTTCGTAAAAAACGCTATAATTAGCCTTATACTTAAAGCGCTCTTTTATCAGAAACGCTTTAtaatgttttcatcaaaatTTTAAAGCGTTCTGTCTAATAAGCGCTTTAAATGAGGCGTTTTAGAATATCATTTCTGGCGTAGTGCCACCTATTTATAAGTCTGGAGCTAAAGCAAGATGAACGGTTGAGATTAGACCGGATGCCAAACTTTTGTTCAATAGAATTCATTTGTGATCCGTTTGAATTCTGAGTGGGGTATGGCAGTTTTCCTTGGAGAACGTGTCTGACATGATTAGACATTTATGATAGTGGAGTGTGGAAGTTGCTAAAGGTTAAAAGAGACTTTTACTTGTCAGGAATGAAAAAGGGAAAAACTGACATATAGTATGTGGTCGAAATTATGTAAGACGAAAATATCACTTTTCTGATCGAACAAATGAtattttggggggcatctgttaaTTGCATATAATTTCGACCTATGTTCGCATATTTCGATTGGGACTTACTCTAGATTCGACCTAAGAAGTCGAAAGTGAAGAGAATCAAGGAAATTTATCAAGTGTTCAACGACTTCGACTGCAAAGTATTTTTTCGAGACACGGAAAATTCCATACGAGAAGCCGGTTGTCTCTTGAAGATAATTCACGAGGGACACGTATGGAGTAGAAAGACACGTGTAAGACGAAGCCGTGTTCAGAAGACACTTGTAATAGTTGTATTAATTGACCGTTAGAAGTTAGTTACATTTTAAGTCTATAAATAGCAGGTTTGTAGAAAGAAACGGGGTTCACAATCTTTACTCGAAAACTCTCAAGCGCTTACAATCGATCATAATGATTACAAGCCAAGTTAGAGTGAAAAAGTAGGGATTCGTGTAACACTTTGCATTTATAGTtcattattactattcagattCAAAAAGTTTACTTATGTTTTTATTCATTTAAGTCGAGTTTACTGGTTCatttctaatttattattaagtttctttagttttgtttgattaaatttaattcattttcaccaaagaacccaagaggactcgaatccagtcccagattgatctttggattctttatttgtgtttgccaaaatttggtgtaaacaacaataatttttttactgaGCTTtattaatgtaattacattacatatatttatcatattcttaaCTATCtactatttaataatatttcatattacacaaattattttaacaaataatagacacataacttaaacacgggtttaatttctagtaaaATACGTAATTACTGGTGATTTTGTAATAATACAACATTTCTTTGTAGTGAATTGAATggtttagttaaaaaaaaaatgaatggtgGATGATGAAGTTGGATAACTGCAATGTATTATTACttgaaaataaattacattTCTAGTCGTATTATCCAGGCTTAGGTATTGTATAATGAACTCTAATGGTGGTTTAATTCAGAGTTTCTATCAAAATAATTGTTTTATTTGTCTGTATAAACTCTTGAATCTAACTTAAATCTTAATTGgatatataatttaataaaattgaaatgttctaaaaataaaaaataaaatacattgtCCTAATACATACATCACTCGACTCtaatctttttcatttttgtgtttttttcgtGAATTACTAACTACAATTTGGTATTTCCATGCCTCGCAACTTGATAAAGATCAAAGCCCCGTGCAAGAGAATTGCTACTTTGCACGACAAATAGACCAACGACAAGGCACGACCAGTAGAAGTTTATGTGCACTTTCACCCTTTCACCACTTACTCCCATGATTTCCGGGAAAACCTAATTCTTATTGGTTGAGAAACTTATTCGTGCAGTGTAGTGCGTCTATGTGTCGTGGGATATAGCAGTCCTGCCCGTGCAATTATAAATGAGCAATGCTACGTGGCACGACAAAAGAAGCACAAGAGATGCACGAGTCTCATTTAGTGGCGGTTCCACAAAATTACAacggtaaaaaaaaaatagaacagCTACAGTTTCtggcggtttcaaaccgccAGAAAATGCCTCGTGTGTGGTGCACGAGAACCCACCTCGTGCCACACAGCATTTTCCATTATAAATAAGAAAAAGATATTCAATTTGTTCTGTTCAACAAAATTAGTAAAAGGCCTAGTAAACCTAAATCAATCAGAGATAATATTAATAGATTTAGTTTAAACTTGATTTGTGGGTAGCTTAACTCTTAAAAGTTACATATATGCAGCACACATATATCGAATTCTAACCACCAAAGTTACGAGTTTGAGCCAGGGCCAGCCCAACACTGAACGAGGCCTAAAACAAACTTTAGAGTGATGCCTTTTTACCTAAAGAAATATTTGTTTATTAAAATTTGTGAGGcctttttttacttagtaaaaaatatttggaggccttttttacttagtaaaaaattattttttttggagGTCTGAAGCCCTTGCTTGGGTGGCTTGACCCTTGGGCCGGCTCTGGTTTGAGTTAATGTAACACTACTAATAAAAAGAGTTCCTTTCTAAAGAGTTTAAAGTTTGCAACAAAATAAACATCTCTTCTCTAAACCTTGCTCATAATCATAATCATATTTAATTCACAAATCTTTTTACAATTAATTCTAAAGTCTGAATCAATTTTAAAGAACAACTTGTGAATAAGAAGACATCGTGAGTTTAGGCAGATTGTTCTATACATTAATTCCATGGTTGTTCTTTCGTTGCTCCAGGACAGGGAGTCTCGGTTTCATGTTTATGATCATATCATTAGTTCGACCCGAGATCTTCTTAGGTAGCACTGATGCATTGAGTTAAAGCACACTCTTCAGTAGGGCAATGCAATGGCAGACTGTCTTGCGAAGGACGAAGCGCAGTGGTCTATTTATTTGAGCTTTCTTGAGGTTCATTTGTTGGTCATCCGATCTTTGTTGACGGATTACTACCATGACACCTCGTTTTTTAGGTCCTAGTGTTGTGttcttcttctgttttttttttgatacatcagaAAATGACAAAACCAAACAAGAAAACTACTAGATGCCTAGCTCATCTTTGAGCAGAATAACTTCTAACTCGGAAGGAGGCTTAGCTATCAAACAAACGCCATCAACCTGAGCTCtacttcctttctttgctagcCAATCAGCTCCCTCGCGATAAATCAAGAAAAGCTCGACTCTCCAGCTACGCCTTAGCAGACAACTGACCTCCTGAAGGATCAACGCATGAGCATGGTAGTCAATATGGTATGGCAACTTGAGGATATTCACCAGCTCCCTACAATCCAGTTCACAGAGGATGTTGCGAGACCCATGATTCCAAGCAATAAGCAAGCCATCTCGAAGAGCCATGGCTTCCGCGAACTTCTTTGTTCTAAATAAAtcactttttatttattcttctcatgaaactattatatgaaaaatattaatgaatatctattaaaatttttaagttgaaaatgaaataaagttttttttcaGTGTACATTACATCTATTATTTTGAAGTCAGttttaaagaagaaaaaagacacAGGCACGAAATGACGAAGAAAGGACCGAGTCAAATACACTTTACACATAACCCAACATGACACAGCATTACACATAGCAcgttcaccatcaccaccacatttCCACCAAAGCATCGAATCCTTCAACCGTCGTCCTTCACGCGCGTGGCGTGCCCCCATGCCAACTTCCCTGTCCCCAAAAAAGTAAGGCACGTCGCATAACTGCTGTTAATTGCACGCGCCTTGCTCCCTGCCACCCATATACTTGTGCTACCCCCTAACTATGAAATAAGAGGTTATTTTCACACACATTACACAACCCACATCTTTATCAAATAGACAGAAAtagaaaagataaataaaataaaaaataggattagagaaaaaagaaagtaaaaaatggatgaaataaaaattcaataaaaagatTGGTGTATTGAGCATTAATACTACATTGGAAGcaatgaaacaaataaaaatcGTATATGTGCATTATTTAGTGGTATAAGTATTAATGTATTATCACTtgtaaaaatgaaaatcatttaTTGAGATATATGCATAGTGAAGTATATAAGAAAAGAAATAGGATGGGGTGAGTAACTTACATGATTGAACTAAGGGTAATTGTAGGTGAAGGTtcagggtttgaaccctgaggagggataatttgtactaatttactaacaactaacaactaacatttgtctataaaaaaaaatataagaaaagaaataaagagATAAAGCATAAAGGCAGTGGCAGAGCCACCGGGGTGGTTCACCGGTGCTCCGCACCCCCGAATCTTTTCGATATTCATCTCGATACTATGTATATGAACAGATCAAATAACACTCAATGGTGTAGTGGTCTACGCGTGAATGGTTTCATTCCTGGTCCTGGGTTTGAATCTGTCTAGCcccatttattttcatttttagacCAAAAAGGCTATAAAAACGGTTAAATGTTGGGAATGAGAATCGAACCTTCTACTCCTAAGCTAAAAGTTTCATACGCATATTTCCCACTATACTAGAAGAACTTTAAAAGCATGCTTGACAATTTTATGTACTTATACATAAAACTAATATGATAATTTGTCACATTTTCATATCAATTATATCAATTGACTTACACATATAGTTTTTTGAAGGATTTACACATGTCGAAACATTTGGATTATTGTTTGATAAAATTATGTTTGATATAataaaatttgataaaataaaggATAAAAAATTAACTGTGTATAGAAATTATACGTAAAAGTaagtataaaaaataaacattgtttagacaaaggaaaacaaaattaattttttgtttgatatTTGGCCATCCCGGTGTTAAAATCATGGTTCCACCCCTGGATAAAGGTAAAATATAGGCTCTCTTTAACAACATCTACCTTATGGTTTTATTTACTGTGGGTTAGTTAAAAACTGATCCACAATGATTCAGTTAGGTGAAATGCAATTATGGGTATTGGATACAATTAAAAACAATTCATGGTCTATATTTTTTACTGGTTAATGGATACAAAGTACCAACATGACATTTGTGAACATTTGCAATTGAGTCCCAAGAGTTGAACCAGGCATACTTGATTTGAGACGAATTTGGAAGGTTTCAGATCAGATGAATCTAACCAAATCACCTAGAGGGTTGTTGATTGAGGACGAACGGAGAACCTTCGGTGAGGAGGGGATGGCGAGATGATGACTTTCACGGTGCTGCATTGTCTGTCATGCCCGGGAGTGGTCCCTGCGATGAAATGCTCAAGCTAGAACGTGGGTTTAGGGGTTGAGAGATGGATGGATTATTCGTACCTTATGTTCCCCAAGCACTATATTTTGAGTATGTACCAAAGAAATCGTCTTAGTGTTAGGTCAGGGTATTTACCGCCAACATTATTAATGACTAATCTCTCATCACAAGTGCTCGCACTAAGTGATAAATGACTGAGCACAATATGCTCTTCATTCCTGTGGATGAAGATGAAACTCCCGATAGTTAAGGGACGAAATGAGCTTACTACTATATCTAATTTTATACTTTGTAGTTAGAAATtgctttttttaaatataaaaaattaatgatgaaattttattaaaatgaaaataattcattaaggttagtttttttttgaacttaggTTTAAGTTATATACTTTTAaagattattaaaaaattataaagtaatgaaataaactcttttatcaaccattttttaaaaaacttttaAATTAGTTAAATAAACATTAAATTATGAGAAAAACCTTACCAAACACACCCAAAGTGATTCCTAGTGTTACTGTTACAGGTAAGATGTATAAGCATCATTACTGAATATATAAATGATGATAACAATGTGTCCATGTCCTGAGAACAGAGGAGGAATGCCCGAGCCACTGGCACAGGCGCAGGAAAAACATAGATAGATAGCACCATTTCCATCATCAACAGCAACCTCTCACTGCAGAGTGAGTTCCGTGATAGGGAAAGATCTTTTcccattttttttgttgatatctTTTGCCATTAATGGAAGCAACATTTTAAAATCAATGTAATGgacatttctttaaaaaaaaggagaaatatAACAGACCCTATCCATATTACACGTGTCTAAACTGGCCCACTTAACATCAACGCCTACATGGCCACTCATCTAGTGTAGACTGTCTAGTTGACAGAAACTTCCCTCCCAAGTAAAGGGGCACAACATAAAAAAGGCACTATAGGGTCGTCACGCTATAAAATAGGTCCAGTTCTCACTACTTTGCTTTTCTTAATTCAATAAAAATCTtcatttataaatttttatgacaagttgtttttaattttccatTTACATCATAAAAATATCGGCAaatagatttttattttattttattttgttttatataaaccACTAGTATGCCAATTATTATGAATCTTACATTTAATACTAGTTAAGACTTTTTATCCCTTGTAATGAGGTTAAACCCATAAGTTCTTCGCATAATCAACTTACGCGGCCAACCATTCAACTTGTATTGTCAACTGAGAGCTATATCACTTATAAGTAAAACTTCACAATATAATATTCCCTAaaggacccaaaaaaaaaacatccagCCTAAAGGGTGTACAGAAGTAGTCATAAAGGAAGTTTCTCACTCGATTCCTTGTGAAAAATATTCCTTTAGAAATGATGTTTATCCATACAATTCTGATCTTTGAGTTACGGATGGCGATGGGTATGGTACTATAGTACTTATTCTTATCCGTGTTTTTTAAAATTATCCATTCTCATTCTCATATTCGAGTGAGTAGCAACTTGAATATACGTCTTGGTACCCTCTGACTTCTTATATGTCTGTACTTATACCACTTACCCACTTACCAGTAATTTAGATTAACCTATATATAGTTTTCactatttttaaaaatgcaataacatttataataaaaaaatatccaaatatttaatatgtaaaattattcaattatacatatttttttacaaGGAATAAACGAGAACATTAtaactttaaattttaaattttcaatatAGTCCTAAAATTATAGGTTATAAACTTATTTATTATATAAATGAAAGTATATTAACAACGATTATCAACACCTTAATTAATCagctattttttaaaaagttataTCTTAAGTTAAAaatgttaatattttttttgacagtCATAAAAATGTTAATATATCACCAAATGtgataatataataataataattaataataataacaataataataattaataaaaataatgtgTGTGGTACTCATCAACTACAGTACTTTTTATTTAACCAACCCATCTagtagatttttattttttacgcTACCTATAATTGGTACATTTTACGGGTACCTTATGGGTCCAATCAtacaaaaaaaactaatatccaaatagACTCACCTATGACCTATTATAGAAGAATCTATAACAAATATTTTGTCCAAGTATGTGCATTGCATTATTAGCAAATGTGTGTAAGCAAATGTCCAAGTGTGTGAATTGAGATACTTCCATATTAGCTGAACTCGTATTCAAATACACTAAATAATAGTATTCGATAAGTAAAAAGTCGCAACTCATCAGATATAAACGGAAatcaaaattgttttaaaagCAATTTAGCCCAAAGAGAACAACTGTATAAATAACAAATCCAGCTGAACAGCTGCCACCGCTTCTTTGGGTAAGTAAAAGTGCAACTTTAATTTATACCATTAAGGACGGTCACAATGATTCACAAACCTATCATTTAGCCTTATTTAAGACGGTAATTAATCACAATTAACAACTCTCATTAATTTTCCAAATAATCAAACATACTAGTGATGGGTGTGACCGCGTaagttaaaaatttaaatataaattaaactcagaaaaataataaaagagatTCAAACATTTCATTTCATTATTATCTATATAGGGTGGACTGGCTGTAATCAGATCTTACTGATAAAGTAATTCCCCCAAATGATTACAGAGAAATTCAGTAACATGATAGGCTGTAATCCTTACAAATTAGGCCCCAACCTTCTTTGTGAAGGCTTTGATCAACTTtcccaaattttatttttttatttaaactaaaaacaaaaattaacccATCCAGCACATTACACAGCTGTTGCATTTCCCAAGCCAtcaggaaaagaagaaaaaaagctaCTCATATCACTGCCATTTTCTGCTGCTAATGCTGACTGTTTGCTTGCACACATTGCTTTTTCATGAGGCCCAGAATTATTTTCTGCTTTAACTACCAAATAAAAATACCAAAAACCCTATTGTGCTTTCTTTCTTTTAGCACCcctaattttccttccttccaaacaacaaaataaaactatttcttcttctttctataTTCCTTTTCCCCCTAAAAGAAGAAAACCCCAAAAAACTGTCATCAAACTTGTCCTATCTTCTAACCAGTCCCTTAAAAAAAACCCTTTTTTCCCATCCAATGCAGAAAACTTGTTGTACCCAAGATCAATAAGTCCATTCCTTAGGCAAATGGATCTCATGGTTCACCGGTGGCTGCGGCCTCAGATTCCGCTTCTGTTGAGAAACACCATAACTGCTGCTCCGAACCCTTGGTACCACAGATGATACTgcaaaataataaaattcaaacaaaTCAGAAATTCACGCCACAATTAACTTGTACTACCCAAAACCAAAAATCAATGAACATACACAGAAAAtacattgaaaaaaaattaaccacaCTAGTCCATTTCACACTGACCATTTTCAATATTTGAAACCCCATTGACATGATGATGATGCTGGTGGGGTCTCTGACGGCCAACCATGCCGCCGTCCAAATTCAGATTCAGAGCCTGCGCCACCCTATCCGGAACCAACACAGTTGAACACCctgaaacaaaaaatacaaaaaacaaaaatgaattacaatttacaaacaaaaaaaaaaaagaatcaccACAATGAAGAGAAAAAACGTGTTGGGTGTTGGATTTTCATTTCACCTGGCTTTTTGCGTGATTCAGAGGGAGCATTAGCAGAACGAGGCAAGAAGACACCGGTGCCAGTTCTTTCCTTCTTGACAGAGGGATTCTCAAGAAAAACGGCTCTCATGCCAGACCCAAATGGCTGCTGGTTCTGGTGATGCTTGGCGTTTTGCAGTGGAGGCCATGCAGATGAAGACAAACCCATGACGCCACCACCACCCCGAACGTtactgttgctgttgttgttccTTCCTCTGTTGGGGACCATCTGGTCATTCCTCCCCTGCACACCACCACAGGCCCACACCACATCCTGTTGCTGCTGCTGATTCTTCGCCATCTGTTGCTGCCTCAACATCTCAAACTgcacacaaaacaacaaaattaaCCACCAATCAACAAACACGGTGAAATGAAATCAACAAAACAATGATTATCATCATTCATTGTTTGTTGTTCTCTTTGCTGCTTACTTGTGCTATCTGcaattgctgctgctgctgctgctgctgctgagaGTAAAATCCAACACCATGTGAGGGCTGCTTCACAAACGCGTAACGCTGTTCTTCGTTGAGGCGCATCCTCTCAACTTCCCCTGCAGCCGCACGCAGCAGATCCCACGTCGCCTCCTGCGAGTTCGCCTCATAAACGGCGTCGTTCGGGCTCGAACCCTTCCCGCTGCTTCCAATCGCGCTCAGCGTCGATTGCGGCGAACCAGATTTCACCGAacccttcaaaattcaaaaaaaaaaaaatcaaaaatcaaaatcaaaatcaaacaatGAAGAACCAGTGATTGATTGAATACCTTGGGTTTTTCTGCGGCGGAGGAGTGGTGGTTACTGAGATCGAGACCGAGTGAGGAGCGAGCCATTTGGCGAGTCAACTCAGcgagttgttgttgttcttcctcGTCGCTCTCGGTCTCACAAGAGTCCACCGGAGAAATCAGGTAGGGGAACATAGCCCTCGAAACGGTGACGTCTTGGAGGTTAAACGACGTGTCGTCGTCGTTGAGGAACTTAGGAGGGAGCCAAAACTCACCGTCGTCTAGATTATCAGCCATAACGAGAGTGttgttttgaatttgaatcttGGTTTAGATTTGGGGTTTTAATAGTGAAAATGATGAAGGAGAGGGATCagagaaaaagaatgaaaaaagAGAGGGAAATTAGCAGCGATCTGAGGGGGGTTTTGGAGGAGAAAAGCATTTTCATTTTGTACTGTGAGTGTGTGAGAGACTCAAGCACTGTGAAACGGTTTattggtttattttttttaactttgggATTTTAAAAATGAGAAATAGAGTGGGGAGAGAGTGATAGAGGGAAGAAGCGTGTATTTGTAGAAGGATGGAGAGAGAAAAAAGCGGTGCTTTTGGGGGTACACGCGGTGGGGTAGGGGTGAAAGCACGCGCTTTCCATGCAGGCTAGGGTGTGTTTGGCGTTTGGTCCTTTTCCTTTCTGCCGTCTACAAACATGTGACAATGGGAGAGCATGTGAAGGGGAGGGGGGATTCACTTCAGATTCCCTCTCACATTACAGTCTACTGatggtgaatttttttttttctaaaggaAAAATATTACGGgtgtttttttaggcttaatacatcagaaggcccctgtaattataaagggaatcaaatccaggacctagaaaatttttgcatcaaattgggtccctagaattttttttttaattcaattaaggccaaagtgtgccagctttcaattttatcccagtcatcaattccacgtggcttttattattattttttaattaaaaaaataataataaattatttttaattccaactcaattaaataattagaaaaaaaatttaaaaacttaataaataacctaatctaatctaataatccctaTAACCAATCCCTAATTTAAACATTTTcacccccaaattgaaccccCAAGGCCATTGAATTTCAGAACCCCCAAACTACCTCCAATCTGACTAACTAAACTCCCTAGCTTTTCCACGCATACAGCAAAATTCCTTGAGTTGCCTTcaatacaatcaacaagatttcCAGCAACAATTAATAGTAGAAAAGATGCCCACCTTTCCACTGAGAACTAGAAACACGCATAGAACATGCAGATGAAAGCTTCATAGGCTGGCCAAGCATACTCTTGGATTGGAAATCCATTCGTATACTGTGaaggaaaacttcttttttttttgcccACTAAACCCAGAATCAAACCAAAATCAAATATACTCTTGGATTGGAGAACCACTAAACCCAGAATCAAACCATGAAACCCAGAATCAAACCACCAAACCCATAATCAAACCAGCAGAATTTTCATAAAACCCCAcctgcaaaacccaccaaaccCAGAATCAAACCAATGAGACATAACCAtgtaaacccaaaatcaaaaatTGGGGGGAAATTGAGAAACaagttatgaagaagaaattgaaatGGAATCTGACCTTGATAGGAGGAGAGGCCATTGAGGTCGAGCAGAGGCCAGCGGTAGTGGTGGAGATCGGAGTAGGGGGCATTGAGGTAGAGCAGAGGCCAGCGGTAATGGTGGAGATCAGGGGAGGGGGCGTTGAGGTCGAGCAGAGGccagtgatggtggtggagatcggaGGAGGGGGCGTTAAGGTCGAGGCAAAGGCCACGGAGGGAGGGAGCGACGCCGTCGTAGGCAAGGGCGGCTTCATggtcttcttccttctcttcttccttttcttcttccctcTTCCTTCTTCATCGATAATTCCAGAGAAGATTAGGttaggattttatttttttaaagataggttagttttttataattgaaatgagttggaataaaaaataatttaagattttaaaaaattaaaacatgtgGCATAAGttgtcatttaaaaaaattataaaagccacgtggataaTGTGACGGGCTAAAAATCGAGCCACATCAGCGGCTggcacactttgtccttaattgaattaaaaaaaattcttagggacccaatttgatgcaaaaattttacaggccctggaattgattccctttacaatttcaggggccttctgatgtattaagccattTTTAAGTCTAAAATGTTGGTGTTACCtattagagcaactccaacccttGGTTCCTTatctggtttcttaacacactattctGCACTATTCTTGTGGGtccgtactgccacatcagacttaagaaactcctaaggAACTGaaccagattttgctccaacccgtgatttcttaaattactatttgaagggtctcacccgtgtcccaccatacaacataaattaattaatatttatacgaatttaatttaaatttacttaatatttaaaacaactaaatttaaatatcgacatattaacttaaaataaaataaaaaagtacattgtgttttttatagcaaaaacaattttattgaatgatagaaataaaaacgaaagaaaatacatgacaatgaaaaataaagaacaatacattttaaatgaaatacataataacacttgaagattaattttcattattctcgttttcgggaagctgccaaatatgctccaccaagtctgcttgaagtTGGTGATGGATTGACCTTtcaatttgatgtgctcttctttccaagatatttctaaaagcgggaataggaccacttaatacttcagcatccaatatgtcattattgacctgttcataaacaaaattaccttggtacgtgttgcgctcatcttcaacaatcatgttatgcaatatgatgcaagcatacattattgacttcatgtcattcggatgccaaaagcgtgatggaccacgaactattgcaaaccgagattggagaacgccgaatgcacgttcaacgtcctttcttgctgcttcttgtcttttggcaaacttttgcctttttttctccttgtggcattgagatggtcttcacaaatgtaGACCACGGGGGATAGATGCCGTCTGCTAGATAGTATCCCATGTGATACATTGTTCCATTCACGCTAAAGTTCACCATGTGAGCATTTCCACTCAAAACATCATTAAACACAGGAGATTGGTTTAGCACATTAATGTCATTGTTAGAAcctgcaatgccaaaaaatgcatgccaaatccacaagtcttgagatgccactgcttcaagcatgattgtgggCTTTCCATGATCACCTCGAGTGTATTGACTTTTCCACGCAACTGGACAA
This portion of the Lotus japonicus ecotype B-129 chromosome 3, LjGifu_v1.2 genome encodes:
- the LOC130749496 gene encoding uncharacterized protein LOC130749496; amino-acid sequence: MADNLDDGEFWLPPKFLNDDDTSFNLQDVTVSRAMFPYLISPVDSCETESDEEEQQQLAELTRQMARSSLGLDLSNHHSSAAEKPKGSVKSGSPQSTLSAIGSSGKGSSPNDAVYEANSQEATWDLLRAAAGEVERMRLNEEQRYAFVKQPSHGVGFYSQQQQQQQQQLQIAQFEMLRQQQMAKNQQQQQDVVWACGGVQGRNDQMVPNRGRNNNSNSNVRGGGGVMGLSSSAWPPLQNAKHHQNQQPFGSGMRAVFLENPSVKKERTGTGVFLPRSANAPSESRKKPGCSTVLVPDRVAQALNLNLDGGMVGRQRPHQHHHHVNGVSNIENVSSVVPRVRSSSYGVSQQKRNLRPQPPVNHEIHLPKEWTY